A region of Liolophura sinensis isolate JHLJ2023 chromosome 8, CUHK_Ljap_v2, whole genome shotgun sequence DNA encodes the following proteins:
- the LOC135472354 gene encoding protein artichoke-like, which yields MGGLHYGLLVTLVSLVVLPEEGLGQCPVDPRCTCQPRNNSDITCNNVFTGELPTLLPPDDVYFRSLTVYGYGINSIAKGAFKKLPVTRLTLSGIRISELECQGFAGLENSLTQLLVNNTRLTSIPICAIESLKKLTSFTLNGSRIPTLRPDDFSNITLLESLRLTSNYIEKIEPGAFRALVHLTDLSLDANKITGLDDLPFRGLTSLKTLSLQNNGITSLPVRLFDELINLQHLYVDYNDIVELEKTLFSRNPNLSTISLLRNQLSSLPEKIFKGLDKLQTLVASYNRLSDLPLKLFEGCPNLNSLDLSSNMLTYLKPELLRPLTKLKTINLRNNRISGISDNLMNVVMTDAFSQSASIAYIYLQNNSLSTIQPGAFRNLISLRNLGLSQNKLTAIPPGALTNSSSLQYLYLDNNQIRDIPRDFFEQLSSRIYTLYLDNNHLLTSSIVPLFERLPKWTGLRTLRLSDTKLPPLSADVFTAFGRLSTELSLRNCSLNGEFPVNRASLPGKKDLSNNNLKGFNKNTQVKVIGSPVTFNISNNALETLDVNASSGQWIYIYADNNNIRNLTVTGRNTVNGARLEMSENLISSPIRITTNVTRIYLLDLSSNRFTSVESPPVNFTQSLDPCALRNVSTLNLSRNAIQVFSPDACLGGVLTLDLSHNQLQTLGALIPLRYTPVGHKIDHARCHSPPDKELLLVQCYNVTDCEANRTSVSVSYSIPTVCKEDSAIVLRDVTTDTAGDDVVIHWSVHGPGAITGFRLTYREDAGSDDDKENLYHPEKRSAVLFDLESGHSYNVCIWAEVYPDSRTEPVCMHVDGVVNIHVEIMALGIALGVSVLIIIVLVACLIVKSKRDVNNKPGETVVRRGNLYNHAQREVGNTPGVDSMYENID from the exons ATGGGCGGACTTCACTACGGACTGCTGGTCACACTCGTCTCGCTGGTTGTCCTACCGGAGGAGGGCCTCGGTCAGTGTCCAGTTGACCCACGTTGCACGTGTCAACCCAGAAACAATTCCGACATAACGTGTAATAACGTTTTCACCGGAGAACTACCAACACTTTTGCCCCCAGATGATGTGTATTTTCGATCTTTAACAGTATACGGATATGGAATTAATTCCATTGCAAAAGGTGCATTCAAGAAGTTGCCAGTAACCAGACTGACATTGTCAGGAATACGGATATCTGAGTTGGAGTGCCAGGGTTTCGCCGGACTAGAAAACTCATTAACTCAATTGTTAGTTAATAATACCAGACTAACTTCCATCCCCATTTGTGCGATCGAAAGTCTGAAGAAACTGACATCATTTACGTTGAATGGAAGCAGAATACCTACACTTCGTCCAGACGACTTTTCAAACATCACCTTGCTGGAAAGTCTTCGTCTCACAAGTAACTACATTGAGAAGATCGAGCCCGGGGCATTCCGTGCACTTGTCCATCTTACCGATCTAAGTCTTGATGCCAACAAGATTACAGGGCTAGACGATCTTCCTTTCAGAGGTCTTACTTCTTTGAAAACACTATCATTACAGAATAATGGGATTACCAGTCTGCCCGTAAGATTGTTTGACGAGTTAATCAATCTACAACACCTGTATGTGGACTACAATGACATCGTGGAGCTAGAGAAAACCCTCTTCTCACGTAATCCTAATTTATCAACCATTTCTCTACTAAGGAACCAGCTGTCGAGTCTACCGGAGAAAATATTCAAGGGACTGGATAAACTACAGACTTTGGTAGCTAGTTATAACCGTCTGTCGGATTTACCCCTGAAGCTGTTTGAAGGATGTCCCAATCTGAATTCTCTAGATCTGTCATCAAACATGCTTACGTATCTTAAACCCGAATTACTACGACCACTCACAAAACTTAAGACCATAAACCTGCGAAACAACAGAATCTCTGGCATCTCTGACAACCTCATGAATGTTGTGATGACTGATGCCTTTAGCCAGTCAGCCAGCATCGCTTATATTTATCTGCAAAACAACAGTTTATCGACGATTCAACCAGGAGCATTCAGGAATTTAATTTCTCTCAGAAATTTAGGTTTGAGCCAGAATAAATTGACTGCGATTCCACCGGGAGCTCTAACAAACTCATCTAGTTTGCAGTATCTCTATCTGGATAATAACCAGATACGGGACATACCTCGAGATTTCTTTGAACAACTGTCATCTCGTATATATACTCTGTATTTGGACAACAATCACTTGCTCACTTCTTCAATCGTACCCTTGTTTGAAAGATTACCAAAGTGGACTGGTCTACGTACTCTCCGTCTCTCTGACacaaagttacctcccttatcaGCAGATGTCTTTACTGCTTTCGGTAGGCTGTCGACAGAACTCAGCCTGAGGAACTGTTCTCTAAATGGTGAATTTCCGGTTAACAGAGCCAGTCTACCCGGAAAAAAAGATCTTTCCAATAATAACCTGAAAGGCTTTAATAAAAACACTCAGGTAAAAGTCATCGGTAGTCCTGTCACTTTCAATATCTCAAACAACGCCCTTGAGACGCTGGACGTCAATGCCTCCAGTGGTCAGTGGATCTACATCTACGCCGATAACAATAATATCCGAAATCTGACAGTAACTGGACGTAATACAGTAAACGGTGCAAGATTAGAGATGAGCGAAAACCTGATCAGCTCACCCATCAGGATTACCACGAATGTAACAAGGATTTACCTCCTCGACCTGTCTAGTAACAGATTTACCAGTGTGGAAAGTCCCCCAGTTAATTTCACCCAGTCCCTGGATCCATGTGCGTTACGGAATGTCAGCACCCTGAATCTCTCTCGAAATGCTATACAGGTTTTCTCCCCTGACGCTTGTCTAGGAGGCGTTTTGACTCTGGATCTGAGTCACAACCAGCTGCAGACTCTCGGGGCATTAATTCCG TTGAGGTATACACCTGTCGGTCACAAAATTGACCACGCCCGCTGCCACTCGCCTCCTGACAAAGAGTTACTCCTTGTACAGTGCTACAATGTGACGGATTGTGAGGCGAACAGGACGTCAGTGTCTGTGTCCTACTCCATACCAACTGTTTGTAAAGAGGACTCCGCCATTGTGCTTCGGGATGTCACCACTGACACCGCCGGTGACGATGTGGTCATCCATTGGTCAGTGCATGGTCCAGGTGCCATTACTGGTTTCCGACTGACATACAGGGAAGACGCTGGCTCTGACGACGACAAGGAGAATCTGTACCATCCAGAGAAGCGTTCTGCTGTCCTGTTTGATCTGGAGTCTGGCCACAGTTACAACGTCTGCATATGGGCAGAGGTATACCCCGACTCTCGAACAGAACCGGTTTGTATGCATGTAGATGGCGTTGTTAACATTCATGTAGAAATTATGGCTCTGGGAATAGCACTAGGTGTTTCTGTGTTGATTATCATCGTGCTCGTGGCTTGTCTAATCGTCAAATCAAAGAGGGATGTAAACAACAAGCCTGGTGAAACCGTTGTCCGGCGAGGAAACCTCTATAATCACGCCCAGAGAGAGGTTGGAAACACACCTGGTGTTGACTCAATGTATGAGAACATAGACTAA
- the LOC135472911 gene encoding toll-like receptor 6, whose translation MPSCAMRNLKKLTSFTLTGSRIPTIRPDDFSNITLLESLQLTSNYIEKIEPRAFRALVHLTVLNLYANKIAGLDDFSFRGLTSLKTLSLQNNAISSLPVRLFDELINLQQLYVAYNHIVELEETLFSRNSNLSTISLLRNQLSSLPEEIFKGLDKLQTLVASYNRLSDLPLKLFEGCPNLNSLDLSSNMLTYLKPELLRPLTKLKTINLRNNRISGISDNLMNVVMTDAFSQSASIAYIYLQNNSLSTIQPGAFRNLISLRNLGLSQNKLTAIPPGALTNSSSLQYLYLDNNQIRDIPRDFFEQLSSRIYTLYLDNNHLLTSSIVPLFERLPKWTGLRTLRLSDTKLPPLSADVFTAFGRLSTELSLRNCSLNGEFPLNRISLPGKTDLSNNNLKGFGKNTQVKVFGSSVTFNVSNNALETLDVIASSGQWIYIYADNNNIRNLTVTGRNTVNGASARLSMSKNLISSPIRITTNITRVYLLDLSSNRFTSVESPPVNFTQSLDPCALRNVSTLNLSRNAIHVISPDACLGGVLTLDLSHNQLQTLGALIPVNRISVFKLNDLYLAGNQLHAVSPETFMAANTLRVLDLRSNEFTVAPSLQRLVSNNTFRNLYLLGNPLQCDCSAAWLRYTPISYKIDHARCHSPPDKELLLVQCYNVTDCEANRTSVSVSYSIPTVCKEDSAIVLRDVTTDTAGDDVVIHWSVHGPGTITGFRLTYREDAGSDDDKENLYHPEKRSAVLFDLESGHSYNVCIWAEVYPDSRTEPVCVHVEVYPESVPTTEPVCVHVESVANINVEIMALGIALGVSVLIIIVLVACLIVRSKRDVNKKSGETLARRGNLYSHAQGEVGNTPGVDLMYENIE comes from the coding sequence ATGCCCAGTTGTGCGATGAGAAATCTGAAGAAACTGACGTCATTTACGTTGACTGGAAGCAGAATACCTACAATTCGTCCAGACGACTTTTCAAACATCACCTTGCTGGAAAGTCTTCAGCTCACAAGTAACTACATTGAGAAGATCGAGCCCAGGGCATTCCGTGCACTTGTCCATCTTACCGTTCTAAATCTTTATGCCAACAAGATTGCAGGGCTAGACGATTTTTCTTTCAGAGGTCTTACTTCTTTGAAAACACTATCATTACAGAATAATGCGATTTCCAGTCTGCCTGTAAGATTATTTGACGAATTAATCAATCTGCAACAACTGTATGTGGCCTACAATCACATCGTGGAGTTAGAGGAAACCCTCTTCTCACGCAATTCTAATTTATCGACCATTTCTCTACTAAGGAACCAGCTGTCGAGTCTACCGGAGGAAATATTCAAGGGACTGGATAAACTACAGACTTTGGTAGCTAGCTATAACCGTCTGTCGGATTTACCCCTGAAGCTGTTTGAAGGATGTCCCAATCTGAATTCTCTAGATCTCTCATCAAACATGCTTACGTATCTTAAACCCGAATTACTACGACCACTCACAAAACTTAAGACCATAAACCTGCGAAACAACAGAATCTCTGGCATCTCTGACAACCTCATGAATGTTGTGATGACTGATGCCTTTAGCCAGTCAGCCAGCATCGCTTATATTTATCTGCAAAACAACAGTTTATCGACGATTCAACCAGGAGCATTCAGGAATTTAATTTCTCTCAGAAATTTAGGTTTGAGCCAGAATAAATTGACTGCGATTCCACCGGGAGCTCTAACAAACTCATCTAGTTTGCAGTATCTCTATCTGGATAATAACCAGATACGGGACATACCTCGAGATTTCTTTGAACAACTGTCATCTCGTATATATACTCTGTATTTGGACAACAATCACTTGCTCACTTCTTCAATCGTACCCTTGTTTGAAAGATTACCAAAGTGGACTGGTCTACGTACTCTCCGTCTCTCTGACacaaagttacctcccttatcaGCAGATGTCTTTACTGCTTTCGGTAGGCTGTCGACAGAACTCAGCCTGAGGAACTGTTCTCTAAATGGTGAATTTCCGCTTAACAGAATCAGTCTACCCGGAAAAACAGATCTCTCCAATAATAACCTAAAAGGTTTTGGTAAAAACACTCAGGTAAAAGTCTTCGGTAGTTCTGTCACTTTCAATGTCTCTAATAACGCCCTTGAGACGCTGGACGTCATTGCCTCCAGTGGTCAGTGGATCTACATCTACGCGGATAATAATAATATCCGAAATCTGACAGTAACTGGACGTAATACAGTAAACGGAGCAAGCGCAAGATTAAGTATGAGCAAAAACCTGATCAGCTCACCCATCAGGATTACCACGAATATAACAAGGGTTTACCTCCTCGACCTGTCTAGTAACAGATTTACCAGTGTGGAAAGTCCCCCAGTTAATTTCACCCAGTCCCTGGATCCATGTGCGTTACGGAATGTCAGCACCCTGAATCTCTCTCGAAATGCTATACACGTTATCTCACCTGACGCTTGTCTAGGAGGCGTTTTGACTCTGGATCTGAGTCACAACCAGCTACAGACTCTCGGGGCTTTGATTCCGGTAAACAGGATATCGGTGTTCAAACTGAATGACCTTTATCTAGCGGGTAATCAGCTACACGCTGTGTCGCCAGAAACGTTCATGGCAGCTAATACACTACGAGTCCTTGACCTTCGTTCCAATGAGTTCACTGTAGCCCCGAGTTTACAGAGACTTGTGTCTAACAACACATTTAGAAATCTCTACCTTTTAGGTAATCCACTGCAGTGTGACTGTAGTGCAGCCTGGCTGAGGTATACACctatcagttacaaaattgaCCACGCCCGCTGCCACTCGCCTCCTGACAAAGAGTTACTCCTTGTACAGTGCTACAATGTGACGGATTGTGAGGCGAACAGGACGTCAGTGTCTGTGTCCTACTCCATACCAACTGTTTGTAAAGAGGACTCCGCCATTGTGCTTCGGGATGTCACCACTGACACCGCCGGTGACGATGTTGTCATCCATTGGTCAGTGCATGGTCCAGGTACCATTACTGGTTTCCGGCTGACATACAGGGAAGACGCTGGATCTGACGACGACAAGGAGAATCTGTACCATCCAGAGAAGCGCTCTGCTGTCCTGTTCGATCTGGAGTCTGGTCACAGTTACAACGTCTGCATATGGGCAGAGGTATACCCCGACTCCCGAACAGAACCGGTCTGTGTGCATGTAGAGGTATACCCCGAGTCGGTCCCGACTACAGAACCGGTCTGTGTGCATGTAGAGAGCGTTGCTAACATTAATGTAGAAATTATGGCTCTGGGAATAGCACTAGGTGTTTCTGTGTTGATTATTATCGTGCTCGTGGCTTGTCTGATCGTCAGGTCAAAGAGGGATGTGAACAAGAAGTCTGGTGAAACCCTTGCCCGGCGAGGAAATCTCTATTCTCACGCTCAGGGAGAGGTTGGAAACACACCTGGTGTTGACTTAATGTATGAGAATATAGAGTAA